The following proteins come from a genomic window of Lolium rigidum isolate FL_2022 chromosome 5, APGP_CSIRO_Lrig_0.1, whole genome shotgun sequence:
- the LOC124652680 gene encoding protein pleiotropic regulatory locus 1-like produces MATSSTASAGGEPPVEPQSLKKLSLKSLKRSLDLFAPARSLLFAPDAESKRTRVSCKLSAEYGAVKNLPADQGRAQGKGAAAPSTALALTGTQDTTDARREGTSNAIIPAPLMLPKAPESSVPGKNTTVLSIPGSSDRFSTSALMERLPSRWPKPVWHAPWKNYRVISGHLGWVRSIAFDPGNEWFCTGSADRTIKIWDLASGTLKLTLTGHIEQVRGLAVSQRHTYLFSAGDDKQVKCWDLEQNKVIRSYHGHLSGVYCLALHPTIDVLLTGGRDSVCRVWDIRTKAHVSALTGHDNTVCSVFARPTDPQVVTGSHDTTIKFWDLVAGKTMCTLTHHKKSVRALAMHPKEKSFASASADNIKKFSLPRGEFLHNMLSQQKTILNAMAVNEDGVLATAGDNGSMWFWDWKSGHNFQQEQTIVQPGSLESEACIYALSYDNSGSRLVTCEADKTIKMWKEDLTATPETHPVNFKPPKDIRRY; encoded by the exons ATGGCGACATCGTCGACGGCCTCGGCGGGCGGCGAGCCTCCGGTGGAGCCGCAGTCGCTCAAGAAGCTGAGCCTCAAGTCGCTCAAGCGCTCGCTCGACCTCTTCGCGCCGGCCCGCTCCCTCCTCTtcgcccccgatgccgagag CAAGCGGACCCGCGTCAGCTGCAAGCTGAGCGCGGAGTACGGTGCGGTCAAGAACCTGCCGGCCGACCAGGGGCGGGCGCAGGGGAAGGGTGCCGCTGCTCCCTCCACCGCCTTGGCGCTTACAG GTACGCAAGACACAACAGATGCTCGTAGGGAAGGCACCAGTAATGCCATTATCCCTGCACCACTTATGCTTCCTAAAGCACC TGAATCTTCAGTACCTGGCAAAAATACAACAGTACTATCGATTCCTGGGTCATCTGACAG ATTCTCGACATCTGCGCTGATGGAAAGGTTACCAAGTAGATGGCCCAAACCTGTATGGCATGCTCCATGGAAGAACTATCGG GTCATCAGTGGTCACTTGGGATGGGTGCGATCTATAGCATTTGATCCGGGGAATGAATGGTTCTGTACTGGTTCTGCTGATAGGACAATAAAG ATATGGGACCTTGCATCAGGAACGTTGAAGCTTACACTGACTGGTCATATTGAACAAGTTCGTG GACTTGCTGTCAGTCAGAGGCATACATATTTATTTTCTGCTGGTGATGACAAACAAGTCAAATGTTGGGATCTCGAACAAAACAAG GTTATTCGGTCTTATCATGGGCATCTCAGTGGGGTTTATTGCCTAGCACTCCATCCAACAATTGATGTCTTGCTGACAGGTGGTCGAGATTCTGTTTGTAGG GTGTGGGACATCCGAACAAAAGCACATGTTTCTGCTTTAACTGGTCACGATAACACAGTTTGTTCAGTGTTTGCTCGACCAACG GATCCACAAGTTGTCACTGGATCACATGATACAACCATCAAGTTTTGGGATCTTGTAGCTG GGAAGACTATGTGTACTCTTACACACCATAAGAAGTCTGTTCGGGCTTTGGCAATGCATCCAAAAGA GAAATCTTTTGCATCGGCATCAGCAGACAACATAAAGAAGTTTAGCCTTCCCCGAGGTGAATTTCTGCACAATATGCT GTCCCAGCAAAAGACAATTCTAAATGCGATGGCTGTTAACGAGGATGGTGTCCTGGCAACAGCAG gggACAATGGAAGCATGTGGTTCTGGGACTGGAAGAGTGGCCATAATTTCCAGCAAGAACAGACTATTGTCCAGCCTG GATCATTGGAGAGCGAAGCTTGTATATATGCCCTGTCCTACGACAACAGCGGATCGAGGCTCGTGACCTGTGAGGCGGACAAGACCATCAAGATGTGGAAGGAAGATCTGACGGCGACGCCAGAGACTCACCCTGTCAACTTCAAGCCACCAAAAGACATCCGGAGATATTGA